One Alkalinema sp. FACHB-956 genomic region harbors:
- a CDS encoding L,D-transpeptidase encodes MFGLSRSWSRQILSAIVLASVLVPLAPGTWQTPFTPPAAEASSYIQKEIASLKKSQQRWIQIDLSRQRLIAWEGNRWIDAKIVSTGKASTPTRTGVFEIQEKFRSVTMRGADYEVPDVPHAMFYSGNYAIHGAYWHNSFGTPVSHGCVNLAPDAARWLYGWARVGTPVVIHE; translated from the coding sequence ATGTTTGGTCTTTCCCGGTCTTGGTCGAGACAGATTTTGAGCGCGATCGTCCTAGCCAGTGTCCTAGTGCCCCTTGCGCCGGGGACTTGGCAAACCCCCTTCACGCCCCCGGCTGCGGAAGCGTCTAGCTATATTCAGAAAGAAATTGCCAGTCTTAAGAAATCGCAACAACGCTGGATTCAAATCGATCTCTCGCGACAACGCTTGATTGCCTGGGAAGGGAACCGCTGGATCGATGCCAAAATTGTCTCCACTGGCAAAGCTTCCACACCCACCCGCACAGGGGTTTTTGAAATTCAAGAAAAATTCCGATCGGTGACCATGCGCGGTGCAGATTATGAAGTTCCCGATGTGCCCCACGCCATGTTCTATTCCGGTAACTATGCCATTCATGGTGCGTATTGGCATAATAGCTTCGGAACCCCCGTCAGCCATGGCTGTGTCAATCTGGCTCCCGATGCAGCGCGATGGCTGTATGGCTGGGCGCGGGTCGGTACGCCCGTCGTCATTCATGAGTGA